The genomic DNA GCTGGAATCCGGAAGCGGCCGAGTGGAAATGGGAAGTCAACCTGCTCAATTCCGACCAGGTCAACGCCTTCTGCATGCCGGGCGGGCGCATCGCCTTCTATTCCGGCATCCTGAAAAAATTGAACATGACGGACGACGAAGTGGCGATGGTGATGGGCCACGAGATCGCCCACGCGCTGCGCGAGCATGCGCGCAAGCGCCAGGGCGAATCGCAGGTCGCGGCAATCGCCGGCAAGCTGGGTGGCGTGGCCGCCTCCGCGTTGTTCGGCATCGACCCGCGCCTGACCGATTTCGGCGGCCGCATGGCGGCGCAGGCGGCCGTGCTGAAGTTCTCGCGCGGCGAGGAAACGGAAGCGGACCTGGTCGGCATCGACCTGGCGGCCCGCGCCGGCTTCGATCCGCGCGCCGGCATCGCGCTGTGGCAGAAGATGGGTGCGGTCAACGCGCGCGCGCCGATCGAATTCCTGTCGACGCACCCGAGCGGCGACACCCGCATCGCCGAAATGAACAAGAGCATGCCGCTGGTACTGCCGGTCTATGCGCGCACGCGCGGCACCACCGTGGCCGCGCTGCCGGCCTACCGCACGACGCCGCTGCCGAAGTCGTAAATGGCAGGACCGAAGGGAGAGAAGGCGCCGTTGCCGATGCGCGACGGCGTCACGCCCAGCTATCTGTGGCTGCCCGAGGGCGACTGGCCGGACCTGATCACCTTCATGGTGGCGAACTACCCGGCCGTGACGGAAGCGCAGTGGCGCGACCGCATGGCGCGTGGCGACGTCGTCGACGCCAAGGGCACGCCGCTGCGGCCCGACTCGCCCTACAAGCGCAACCTGCGCATCTTCTACTACCG from Pseudoduganella armeniaca includes the following:
- a CDS encoding M48 family metallopeptidase; translation: MNYLTRKTRHAIAFLFLATSMQLAPAQQPAPSAAPAADGIPVTRLSRLRFFSDEEAVNQQSKLQYDQLLKEADQKNALFPENHAQVQRLRAIAQRIIPHVGRWNPEAAEWKWEVNLLNSDQVNAFCMPGGRIAFYSGILKKLNMTDDEVAMVMGHEIAHALREHARKRQGESQVAAIAGKLGGVAASALFGIDPRLTDFGGRMAAQAAVLKFSRGEETEADLVGIDLAARAGFDPRAGIALWQKMGAVNARAPIEFLSTHPSGDTRIAEMNKSMPLVLPVYARTRGTTVAALPAYRTTPLPKS